A section of the Bacillus pumilus genome encodes:
- a CDS encoding XkdQ/YqbQ family protein yields MIELFAIRSGTMYELVTESVTLRGQRYQAPRSIQATIVTKQGSQKYYSIKEGDTVLFKWKRKELFRGTVFARTPKDEKLTFTAYDMLQYLVKNQDVYVFANKRADQIMKRLGQDFQIPMTSIANTGHVIKSLVFKNDTSLYDIILQALRETKKQTGRNYQIYSAKGKMGLRAWPDPSEVWVIESGVNLIDYQYSTSIEETATRVKVRATHVEKIKVLKKEKKKSKTTDKDKEKDKKTTKPTKPTKPKKPKMVTQKKEIEMLAVANDSAARRKYGILQHVERVSGEINQAQLQKRADVRLSQKKGVKKELKSIQALGIPGLQSGMPVRIIIPDIGIKKTYWIDQDSHEFKGTKHTMTIDVVEKNTIPTGNQS; encoded by the coding sequence TTGATTGAGCTTTTTGCCATCAGAAGCGGCACCATGTATGAGCTTGTGACAGAGAGTGTGACACTTCGGGGGCAAAGGTATCAGGCCCCCCGCTCAATACAAGCAACGATCGTGACAAAACAAGGAAGTCAAAAGTATTACAGCATCAAAGAGGGTGACACGGTTCTTTTCAAGTGGAAAAGAAAAGAACTCTTTCGAGGAACGGTGTTTGCAAGAACACCCAAAGATGAAAAGCTCACTTTTACTGCTTATGACATGCTTCAGTATCTGGTGAAGAACCAGGATGTATATGTCTTTGCAAATAAGAGAGCTGATCAGATAATGAAGCGGCTTGGTCAAGATTTTCAGATCCCGATGACCTCCATCGCCAATACCGGTCATGTCATAAAATCACTTGTATTCAAAAACGATACAAGCCTATATGACATCATCTTGCAGGCTCTAAGGGAAACAAAGAAACAAACAGGACGTAACTATCAAATCTATTCTGCTAAAGGCAAGATGGGGCTGAGAGCATGGCCTGATCCGTCGGAAGTTTGGGTCATTGAATCAGGCGTGAATCTTATTGATTATCAGTACAGCACCTCGATTGAGGAAACGGCCACACGTGTGAAGGTGAGAGCAACACACGTGGAAAAAATTAAGGTGCTGAAGAAGGAAAAAAAGAAATCTAAGACTACTGACAAAGATAAAGAAAAAGATAAGAAAACGACCAAACCTACCAAACCAACAAAGCCAAAGAAGCCAAAGATGGTCACGCAAAAGAAAGAAATTGAAATGCTGGCTGTGGCGAATGATAGTGCTGCAAGAAGAAAATATGGCATCCTGCAGCACGTTGAAAGAGTGTCGGGGGAGATCAACCAAGCACAGCTGCAAAAGAGGGCTGATGTTCGGCTCTCACAGAAAAAGGGCGTAAAAAAAGAGCTGAAAAGCATTCAAGCTCTAGGTATTCCTGGATTACAAAGTGGTATGCCAGTACGCATCATCATTCCGGATATCGGCATCAAGAAAACGTATTGGATCGATCAAGACAGCCATGAATTTAAAGGAACCAAACACACCATGACGATCGATGTCGTTGAAAAGAACACAATTCCAACGGGGAATCAGTCATGA
- a CDS encoding phage tail protein, whose product MADQLTVTTLYARQQMAKARAEGTRLTKVVKMAFGKGGTKDGKPISLDGTEQALKSELVQKEIDSYEFMEPAKIRYTCTIAEGELAGEVINELALVDEDGKFTAIRTMTDKQKDGDIEFIFEIDDIY is encoded by the coding sequence ATGGCTGATCAATTAACCGTAACAACACTTTATGCTCGGCAACAAATGGCGAAGGCTAGAGCGGAGGGAACAAGGCTTACGAAAGTGGTCAAGATGGCTTTCGGAAAGGGTGGGACGAAGGATGGGAAACCGATTTCCCTGGATGGAACTGAGCAAGCATTGAAGAGTGAGCTTGTTCAAAAAGAAATTGATTCATATGAATTCATGGAACCAGCAAAAATCCGCTACACCTGCACGATCGCTGAAGGGGAGCTTGCTGGGGAAGTCATTAATGAATTGGCTCTTGTTGATGAAGATGGAAAGTTTACGGCGATCCGCACCATGACAGACAAGCAAAAAGATGGTGACATTGAATTCATCTTTGAGATTGATGATATTTACTAA
- a CDS encoding baseplate J/gp47 family protein: protein MFEEQSYEAIMERMLERIPDDIDKRENSVIWNALAPAAAELAQSYIWLDQVFELVFADTAQGEFLDRRAAEVGITRKAATSAVWSVEVSPEGIRIPTGSRFYIDNLYFQYQSDGTLKCETTGAVGNGNFAELPLLSLDNIPGLEAVIFEELKIPGQEEEDDEALYERYLMRARREAVSANKAHYKKWAEEVEGVGRAKVFPLWNGEGTVKVVITDGNFDVATDLLVNKVQEYIDPVPGEGEGQAPIGATATIESAKWKDVEVSVSVELKMDYSLEDAQQEIEEKIKALLKSLAFEENVIRMSAINDILYHADSVSDYADVLINGEAKNLPLQDIEIPRLGQVNVIEQA, encoded by the coding sequence ATGTTTGAGGAACAATCGTATGAAGCCATCATGGAACGCATGTTGGAACGTATACCCGATGATATTGATAAACGTGAAAACAGCGTGATATGGAATGCGTTGGCTCCTGCAGCTGCGGAACTTGCTCAATCTTATATATGGCTAGATCAGGTATTCGAACTTGTCTTTGCAGATACAGCACAGGGAGAATTTTTAGATAGACGAGCTGCTGAAGTGGGGATCACTCGTAAAGCGGCCACAAGTGCTGTATGGTCAGTTGAAGTCTCACCTGAAGGTATCAGAATACCAACAGGATCAAGATTCTATATCGACAATCTGTACTTTCAATATCAATCTGACGGCACGCTGAAGTGTGAAACAACTGGTGCTGTAGGCAATGGGAATTTTGCAGAGCTGCCACTCCTATCGCTCGATAATATACCGGGGCTAGAGGCTGTCATCTTTGAAGAATTGAAGATACCAGGGCAAGAGGAAGAAGACGATGAAGCACTGTATGAACGTTACTTGATGAGGGCAAGGCGGGAGGCTGTCAGTGCCAACAAAGCTCATTATAAAAAGTGGGCTGAGGAAGTAGAAGGAGTTGGCAGGGCAAAGGTGTTCCCGCTTTGGAATGGGGAAGGCACAGTGAAAGTTGTCATCACAGATGGGAATTTTGACGTTGCGACGGATCTGCTTGTCAATAAGGTACAAGAGTACATTGATCCGGTTCCCGGTGAAGGGGAAGGTCAAGCACCAATCGGGGCTACTGCCACCATCGAGAGTGCTAAGTGGAAAGATGTTGAGGTGTCCGTATCGGTGGAGCTTAAAATGGACTATTCACTTGAAGATGCTCAACAAGAAATTGAAGAGAAGATCAAGGCTCTCCTAAAATCACTTGCTTTCGAGGAGAACGTGATAAGAATGTCAGCGATTAATGACATTTTATATCATGCGGATAGTGTCTCTGATTATGCGGATGTCTTGATAAACGGCGAAGCCAAAAACTTGCCCCTCCAAGACATTGAAATCCCGCGTCTAGGGCAGGTGAACGTCATTGAGCAAGCTTGA
- a CDS encoding DUF2577 family protein: protein MKLSDAIKRLAVDAVDAQSPTDLILGDVVSVSPLSVRLNENDKLIIPEELLIWPARLDEGEDDELEEGDSVMVLAMTGGQTFYILDKVVGGGS from the coding sequence ATGAAACTAAGCGATGCAATCAAGCGATTGGCCGTCGATGCTGTGGATGCACAATCACCAACTGACTTGATACTTGGTGATGTGGTGTCTGTTTCCCCTCTTAGTGTTCGACTCAATGAGAATGATAAACTCATCATTCCTGAAGAACTTCTTATCTGGCCAGCCCGCTTAGATGAGGGGGAAGATGATGAGCTAGAAGAAGGCGATAGTGTCATGGTCCTTGCGATGACAGGCGGCCAAACGTTTTACATCTTAGATAAAGTAGTAGGAGGTGGTTCATAA
- a CDS encoding DUF2634 domain-containing protein encodes MALSPEEEIEDLDEDAEDIIEPSTTYRIDFETGRLTNEKINGLDAIRQFVYMALRTERYSHAVYSHDVGCEVQEAVSDEESTDEYKEMEIPRLIEEALLVDERIESVQDFEINKEGATFKVLFNVVTDEGTLEIEEVIGDV; translated from the coding sequence ATGGCTCTTTCACCTGAAGAAGAAATTGAGGATTTGGACGAGGATGCAGAGGATATTATTGAACCTTCGACCACCTACCGCATCGACTTTGAAACTGGCCGTCTAACCAATGAAAAGATTAATGGTCTCGATGCCATTCGCCAATTTGTCTATATGGCTTTGCGAACGGAACGATATTCGCATGCTGTTTATAGCCATGACGTAGGATGCGAAGTGCAGGAAGCTGTGTCTGATGAAGAATCAACGGACGAATACAAAGAGATGGAAATCCCGCGGCTCATTGAAGAGGCTCTTTTGGTGGATGAAAGAATCGAAAGTGTGCAAGATTTTGAGATCAATAAAGAAGGGGCAACCTTTAAAGTGCTCTTTAACGTGGTGACGGATGAAGGGACCTTGGAGATCGAGGAGGTGATCGGAGATGTTTGA